The genomic stretch acccagaagggatccgagcgcccggaaggagtCCGGGCGCCTGAAATGCAAACCTTATCCCCTCgtcgcgtcgccacgtggagtttcATGATTAGCcgagttacgtcacactccaagcgcccagaagagatccgagcgcccggagcttcctatataaggaggttgcacCTTGGAGCAAAGAATCAACTGACAACAAAGCCTTCCAACGCTTGCTCTGTcgtgttgtgctcctgcgacgctgaagCTTCTCTGACAAACGTGTTGTCTTTTTCGTTTCTTAATTATTGTCAGTACTTCATTTCTTTTAGCACTCCTGTACTTTTATTCTGTAACTACTTtttcaaattgctagtggattgcacaacgaaagcactcaacgagtacgggccttggagtaggagtcgacgaaggctccgaaccaagtaaaaaattacttgtactTGCATTGTTCTATTTTCAATGTTTCCGCTACGTACTCGATCTTCTTCTCGAATtcttaaatcgctattcacccccccccctagcgAGTTACTCGATCCAACATCTTCTTTCTTTATGCCTTGTTGATCTTTTGGAACTACAAAATcgtacttaattattaaaaaattttcaaagttagtttttaggaatacctccattcgacgtttccagtttgtgaactcccccttgaagtttagtgggataaggcttggtccggacattgattttacttcgatcggcggttagttcttctgatGCATCCTCgctttgatatcacttgttatGACCCATGCGGTCAATAagaagggaggggtgaattgcctataaatTATAAATGGACCTTTCTCGACCTTTCAAACAAGATCAGTAGAACAATTAACTTGAAGTAgtttaacaactaataaaataaagaggcACAAAAAGTTACTTGGATACAACctagtggttgttaatctaaggcaaaataaagcactaaaagatctccttctgtgaagacggagaagcctcttgcaCTCATTGAACACTCAAAAAGTTACTAGAAAATGAATACTTGAGTTGTTGTCTATTTCCTATATCCAgcggtctttttatagcccttggaaaatcttatctgAGGCTGAAAGGTGCCCCAAAaaggtggaaggcgcctctagtgagacaaccgaagataaagttttatcttcgccaATAGTTGTATTTTGCCTAgtctaaggcaccttcaaagggttgaaggcaccttccatgggtggttaaaggtgccttcaaccctatTGAAGGTGTCTTCCCATAGAAAGgcacgaaggtgccttcaaccacattgagggtgcctccagtagCTCCACAACTGCCCCTTTAGCTCTTTcactgctccgatcgcctgggtaATTTCATCCATTCAGAATTGGGCTCATCCGGACCCatctttcgaccttctcctcgagcaagcttcctctctagcttgtaaaataccgaaaaatggcaaataatgaaaagggaatttttcaaaaaatttagaaattttttgggaatttttcattGCTCGTAgggacgagtttatggggataaactgggcccagaaaagcctgtttagactaccccatttaagtgaggaattgttaattttcttattatttcttttactttttctttcttttttccccAGCCGTTTATCTTCTCCCGATCTCCTACCCTAACCACCTCGTGCCAAGTCGTTCCCCTAAAACCATCGACGTCGATTCCCCTTCTCCTCCTACTACTCCCGATCCTTCCTCCCTCACTCTCTTGCGACGTCGGCCAAGCTCCTGCTTCCCCAAGCACCGGCGACGGTCTGCCACCGCCGATTTCCTCCTCCCTGGGTTCATGATACCATCGGCCGCCTCCTCTATGTCGGCCACCAGGTCCGACCTAGCGCTGACCCTTCTTCTCAACCCTAGCGCCGACGGCCACGGTCCGATCTCTCTCCGGCGACCACTGCTTTGCATTTCTCAGCCCTAGCGCTGACGGCCATGGTCCAATCTATCTCCGGCGGCCACTGCTTTGCATTTCTCCGCCCTAGCGTCGCTGCCCTCTCCGGCCactgttttgttttttttcccgaCAGCTGCTTCTCCCCGACGGCGCCGCAAACCGCAGGCGCCTTCTCTGTTGTCTTCGCTGTTGAGATTGGGAACACACTGACGTCGTTCCTCCTCAGCCCTAGATCTCCCGTCGACGCCTCCTTTTCGGCGACACCTGAGCATTGCCTCCATCCTTGTGCCCTAGCGGTGATTGAAGAGGTAAGGGAGACTATTTTGTTGCTGGATTGTAGTGGTGAATGGATTTCTAGGTTGATTTATGAGTATCTTTTGATCCAGGCAGTGAGGAGGGTTTTCCAACAGCCACCCGTTTTCCAGCAGCCACCTTCTAGCGGTGAATAGCCCTATTGGGCAGCAACTCTTTGATTCCAGCAGCGTGaacgactgtgaattgaggtaagaagtatgatatcaGATTTGGTAGTGATGCGAGTTTAATTTATAGTTGGAGGTTGTGGTTGTTTGTCTACCAGCCTTTATAGCTTGGCGAGCATTGTTCACTGGCGATCCACAGCACCAGTCATTCTGTTTTGGGCAGGGAAACCCTTTGACCGTGAGCCATCAGTGACCATCctggatttgggtgagttcttatgaaTTGTATTAGGTTAGGTTGTTGTgatggattatgcttattgcaagttctAATTCGTATGGATTAGTTTaagtcgattgaggagttagatgatccaattagggtttataattggatctgaatTTATGTTatcttctcgaggatttgatttagctaattaatttatatgtaattagctaaatctgtatatcatgtattacaggactctgattcgagacgagcatctcgacgttggatttgactggattggacctgctatttgaggcgggtaccttgacttatctttgataatgtcatgttgatatgtttagtaggttataacctttggtaatgattatgttttgtctttgtttcggttggtcactacccgatacctgttacatgcttgtttcgtttacttattatgcacttcatgataGTACCTATTTGGTTATACATGCTTGTTGGGGTAATGACATGACCATGTGTTTATTGAGTTCAGGATATAGGTTTTTGATACTTTatttgatctgtgtacctttgatttggttcatcatcctatggtacacatttttatatttatatatggatattgctatgctgtcaggatattgtcatgtttagtgtcatgcatcatctcgcatgattgtatgttgtgcgatagtctgctccattattatcgagcacatcgccagttacatgtatctacacacaccaccactcatgggttagtggtatatcagacaggtgtgtggcagttctgttgtttggctccgttggtctggtgactcagcgtggtagccgacagacagttctgctctgtttggctccgctggtttagtgtagcagcgtggtagctggcaggcggttggactttgtttggctccgttggtccgctcatgggtagtgcaacgcaacgtggtagccggcaaagattcctccccgtcatcgtgtaccaggagatgagagcattgtgttcccccacttatgatttggggtaggaggataggtgtactccgacaacatcccgtccactcggtcactcatcaagagcagtgacggcagagtgcacggttgttatagccctacccactgggtctcaccattgtgtgagatggctgactggcgtcagggatgaccatgtcattggcatcatatgcatttatacatttactgattgtgtttgttgcatttatatgctgtatttggatggatgcatatgtttgacatgcatacaggatttatgatactcttggtctgacgacctgactattctgataggaggccctgttgagtacagttctctttagccttttctattgtacatcttccagcttttgtccaggagactgtactccatagttattaccatttgttatagtttactatacatgtcaactaggtatttgctgagttgttaaactcacccccgtggacactatctttttcaggtaccaggttgtttatggagtcgcttgaaGTATCTTGTCTActggtccccacatcacatcagaagacctgtcttcgCTTTTGTTTATTTCTATTTTGGTATATGAGATTTGTGTATTTAGcatttgtgttccggttttgtttctggagtgttgtgttgttgtgtggtgtaagcctagccggctagcagtcttcatttttagtttgtatgtgtgtccattgtatttccgctgtgtttggttctGGTATAGCCGAGTGGACtgttagttttacatataactgtgtggttgtgtttttattgtatcagccgagtagactgcatataattgcgtggttgtgtgtatattccagccgcctgtggctgaggtatattgtgcatgtagaaatgattcagattgtcacccgtacaggggagatgttgccagaATTTTCTCTGGCAgcgactcctctggggcgtgacatagcttctcatccctcgaacgtcgtgcatgtCCTTctagtccaccggtgtactcttctgcagcacctcatccctcagacgcaccgagtccatcggctctctcctgtgtcgtccttctcgctagctacgtcttccgcttgacttcttgtgttcctaagttcctacacacttagacacaaggattaaacacaacatgaactaactgaacttagttgaccatatcaaaactaccctaAGGTTCTAACACCAACGACAATCCATCATCCATAGCCTTCATTTAGTTTCAGCGATTTTGATTTTCAGAAATCCAATTTTTCATTCATTGACAGCTTATAATTACTCTTCACTTGCTTGGGAGGTTTCTCGAGCATACTGAGCTCTTTAGGACTAAGCTTGAAGCTGAAGTTTTCTCCTTCGACACTATGAGAAGTATTCTTTGTGGTTCCTTATGTGACGACAAGGGGAAGAAGTGTTGAAGTGTGATTAGAGATTAGGGAtgtttttgttcttttagttTCTAAATTTGTATTGATGCAATTCTGTTCTTCAATTTTTATTCCTGCAATTTcaattttgtttttagtttctacACTCTTCGATACTATAATTTTTGTTCTCAGAATCTTGTTTCAGCAGTTTCAGTCTCTACAATTCAAATTTGCAATTTTTGTTCCTATAATTTAGTTCTTAGATCTTGTTTCTATTAACCTAGGTTCTGCAATTGAGTTCTTCATTAGTTTTAGAACATCCTTAAAATTTGATCAGTTGATGTCGCAATCTAGCATTGCttgatttagtttaagtttagtGAGCTGTAATTTGTTTCTCAAGTGTCAATTAGTTCGAATTCTATTAAGGAATAGTTTAATTAATGGCAGAGTTGGATTTCAACTTGTAGTGGCTTAATTTCCACGATTTTAGTTTGCATTGATTAGTTGTTCTTCTCTTTTGTTGATTTAATCTTTAAGCCTAGTTATTTTTTTAAGATCCTTAGGGTTAGATTCATTCATGTTAAGTAGTTTAGATTTTTGTTAGGATTTAAATATTgttttggattagatttaatcaaTTCTCATGTACTTTACTTGTTTGTATTTTATTCCTTAAGCTAGATTTTAATCCAAAAACCAAACAATCCCCATTTTTAAGATGAAAACCCAAAAATAGTTTTGAGTCTAAGACAAACATCCAATTATTAGTTTCTCGAGAGATTCAACCCTAGGCTCTTTATTACAATATCTTAGTCTAGTTATGGGGTTCATTGGATATAAATTGTTGATTGGAAGTTTGCTCATGACACTCATTGTGGACCATTATCACcgcctatagcttggagatatcctgtcgTTGCCTGATCCTAAAACTAGAAAAATCACATTGAGAAAGCAAATCACGAAATCTGAAACATGGAAAATAGGTCTCATAAACctgtggctttgataccaataaacCATCATGCCCTGAGGGAGTCCTTGCCCGATAAACAGATAGCATCTCCCCATTATGACAACATATAAAACCTAGATATATGGCCACAAGGTAATAAAAGATAATATCTACAGTCCACATGGTTGAAAATAACAACCATGCGGtataatatgcagcccacacggctggattaaaaaaaatggaaaacatAAAGTAAACATATAAACGCAAAATAACTGACTGCTAGTCGGCTCGACTTGACACaataacatcaaaataaatataagACCGTCGAGCAGATGCTAGTAGCGACTTCTACTATAGAGGAAGAGTTGGTAGCATGCTATGAAACATCTAATCACGAGATTTGACTGCGGAATTTTATCATAGCATTGCAGTTCATTGATGACATTGATTGGCCACTGAGGatctattattataataaaatcataAAACTTAATGCCAAGAACAACCGTAATTTATCGAAATCTAAGCACATCGAAATCTAAGCACATCAACATCAAGTTTCTAGTAGTTAAAGAAAGAGCTCAAAGTCGTCAGGTCATGATAGAATACATCAACAGAGATTCGATGTTAGTCAATCCACTCACCAAAGGTTTGGTATCTAAGGTGTTTCATTATCATATTGTGAATATAAGAGTTCTTCTTATAGAAGAAGAGCTCATTTAGTGAaagtctgtatttattttattattctaaatttgataataaagacaaaTATTTTTGTTTTGATATTTTACGTACttaaagttaaatatttatgggattttatttatttattggacAACCTGAAATATAATATCATGATTTACTACTGCTGTTTAGCATTTGATATTTGTAAATGTGATATAtattccttttggaatcataaaaTTTGGATCATGATTTGCTCTTGCAATTTAGTATTTGTAAATATAATTTGACCTCTTTTGAGGTTAATTTAGAAtcagttgaaaattgacatgcattgatcacatttcatataatttctaCACTATACATCCACatattgatctatgtcattaatagCATTGATATTGTGATTATTGTTAGGGCTTGTTATTATCATATACAGTAGCTATATCATCTTTAGTTCTATACCAATGAAGTTTATTGACCAGATTGTTTATAGGGATATCTTGTatccataaagtttgatatcaactaaagttttacttgtatttcgCATACAACTCACATGTAACCTAAATGGGAGATTGATGAATTTTGTTATCCCTATTAAGTGAATTTATTTGTAAGTTAAACATGTTAATACAATTTGAAcatttaaagtgatctaacttatgtttaTTAGATTTTGGGTTATTGGATGTAAGTTCAATAGGTAGAACCCTATAGTTCAATCCATTATCATTTATGGGCTGATAACAGATTGAAttcctatataaaggggaggtTCCCAAGGGTTAGGATAATCTTGACGAACCTCTTTGTTCCTCCATTGATCTAGAGTATTTCGGCACCGTCACCCCTAAACCCTTTGGAAggctttcctcttttttttcacTATATCTTCTTCCATAAAGATCAAGCCATCGACGTTAAGACGAGGATAATAATTTTTCAATTAAATTCTTTATCTATTGATTGATGTATTACTTTGCTATGtcatattttttatttgttaCGTCATGTTTTCGGTTGAAATTAGATGTTCTTATTGTTTTtcctatttaaatttttatttaattgtcTAAATCCATGTGGCTTACATTTTACCCGAACCAACAGTAATCACATGTTACAATATAATAAAGTATTGTATCTATAGTAATTTTAACTAAgtgattattttaatatattaaagcAGTTATTCGTAACTATTatgataatattaaaataaaaatatttttagtatcAAAAATATGTCAGAGCGTCctactttttgttttttttttaataaggtcTTGTTCACTAAACAAAGGATCCTTTTAATGATTCCGCTAATTTGAAGTGCTTAATTTAAGTCCTAAAAAGTTTTGATTTACCCTGCACATCCGTGTGCATCTCTCATGTACATTCTTCGCATGTTCAAGGCGTCTCATATCATCTAAGACGTctcgtttttttttttgtgtgttttaAGTTCCGGTCGTATCaataaaatttaacttttaaaaaaaaaaattaagtttaggaCCGTAAACAAGTTATAGCATTAAGCGTAAAGAAAAAATTTAatcgaaaaaaaatttagatgGACAACGTAAAATGTACATAATTTCAAAACTATATATATCAGGGTAAAATGtacataatattaaaattatatatatgataTATTATTTGATGCCCCGCTCCTAGGGCATAGTTGAGTTTATGACCGTAAACAAGTCGAGCCGAATCGAGCTTTAGGCTATTTAAAGTTATTTAATAAGGTAACTGAATCGAGCCGTGCTTAAAATGAAGCAAGCTTTagaaataattatttaagtttgacttggtttattttttattagaTTAATCTTATTTGAAAAAAAGGTAAATCCACTACCTTAGCaaccccctagtgccggccccacggatatggagggagatacATGCTGATACACATGCAATAGACGCATAATGGGGTAAACCCTAGgtcgtcagttcttgagaatcgaccGATGGCCATTACGCCAAAGATGGTGGATTAGCTTGACCTTATTTGAAGTTTGGTTTGAACTTGATTCGTTTCagtgttatcgagctctcaattcaagcttggtttaaccttgacttgagcttggttcaaacttggttcgtttagatattatcgagctctcaatttaagcttgtatgattgtttgaaacttttagttgtttcgttaattattgagcttgataatttaaatttatttttttttattttattatttatttagtatattgaaaagagttttattaatgaatatcatTTGTGAACATTGTTTATCAACGTTATTCACGAACATTATTTACAAACATTGTTCATGagcgttaacgagctgaacatacATGTGTTCAaggttgtttgtttagtttaacattctgttcaaacttgtttatttaattaatctagtatatattaaataaatataagcaAGCTTTTACTAAACTGAACACTAAGTTTGTTCacgaatatttaatttatttacaatCCTAGTTGAGTTGGCTACTACGGGTAGATATTACTACAATGGATAGGGACAAAATATCGATAAAGTCGAGAAAAATATTTTCCTTGtaatgataaaatttatttttttaatatatttttttacaaatGACCGTAGGACTAATGGTATAGAATTAATAGTGTGACAAATTCTATCTTTTTTTACTATCATATTATTCAACATTATAGAATTAATCGTGTGATGAATTCTACCTTTTTACAATAATATTATTCAACATCTCGTGTATGATTTCGTCCATAATTGACTCGTATTTTTGGGCGCTCCCTCCACTCAATCGGACAAAAAGGaaggataaaaaaaaatcaaatagtaTTATATGTATATGATGCGTGTAAATTGAACTCTGTTCTTGAGAAATGCACCTGCCACCGGTTGTGTGTACAATTTCTCTACTAAGCTTCTGTATATTTAGACACGCACAGAGTTTCTACGAGAAGAAACCTGCACAAGAATTTGGtccacaataaaaaaaaaagataataaagcgGTGTGCTTTGGTTGTAAGCGAGAGCAAGGGATCTAATTCTACATTTCTTTTGCCAGTTTTTTTAACCAAAATTTTGACTACCAAATCGGCGCAAacggagaaggagaagaagagaaggggaatTCAGCCATGGGGGTTACCTTCGAGATCCCGAATGAGTACGGCTTCGTCGTTCTCGTCCTCGTCTCCTACGTCGTCCTCAACGCCTGGATGGCGATCCAAGTCGGCAAGGCGCGCAGGAGGTAATCAATCtaccattcttcttcttcttcattgatCGCCGACGAGGTCGACGATTAATCATTCTTTATGTTTTCCTTTTGGATGGCAGGTACAATGTGCCCTATCCCTCCCTATACGCGATCGAGTCGGAGAACAAGGACGCCAAACTCTTCAACTGCGTCCAGGTCTCGATCTCCTCCCAGGATCAATAATTTCGCTACCATTTACTCCTACTTGTTATTGGATCGCTTGATTGGGTGGCAGAGGGGGCACCAGAACTCGCTGGAGATGATCGCAGTGTTCTTCGCCACGCTTCTGGTGGCCGGGCTGCAGTTCCCGGTCGCCGCCGCGGCGATCGGCGCCTTATACACGGTCGCGCGATGGTTCTACTTCAAGGGATACTCCACTGGCGTGCCGGAGAACCGCCACAAGATCGGGTATTTGTTCTCTGCTTTCGATGATTGATGCGCCTTCTCGATAAAAAATTTCGATTTCTTTTTTCCATTCTGAAGGTGGCTTAGCTTCTTGGCGATCTGGGGGCTTATAATCATCACGGCGGCGATGGGGATAAGCTTGATCGTGAGGGATCTGCTGTGATGCTGCTTTGGTTTCTTGGCGGTGCAATGAGCATATTGTtcgtttttttatattttttatgtcaGGTATCCATATGGTGTTCGTTAAGTTCGATTCGGTTCGTTTCCATTCTCTTCGTTGGATTCCTTTGCCATGTGTGCGGTAAAAATGGTTCTGCCAAAAGAAAGTATATATTTGCGTAACGATACGATATTATctattttagatttaattttttttaacgtgAAATTTTGATTGTATCCTAACTAAAAGACTCTAAATAAATTTCACTCATTCAATAGTCAAAAAAAGAAGGATCTTGAAGCCATCGATCCGTCAATCTAAGACCGAAAACACTACCTACAAGTACCAGGATAATGGCACAACGATAAagtgtcttttttatttttagatatttaaaaaacgagtctcaattttaaaaaataagttttaattttaataaattaatggataaattttTTTCAATGAATGATTACTATAAGAATGTTGGACTAATGAGTTGTCTGCTACGAATGCTTTTCAATTTATCTTAATGAcggataaaaaattttcataaaagagCCGATCATTCATAGGTTCGTCAGCATTAATTGAATATCTGATGTCaactaaaaaatataataaaaaaaatactaccaaCAATCCCACGAGACGATGACACAACGACGGAATGAGTTCTCGATTTCTTAAACATATAACGATCGAGTTCCAGACATCAACTGTGAGTACTTCCGGTTACTCTAAGGTCATAGAGATCCTAAAAATTAAGTATATGCATTAAAAAAGAAAAACACTACCTACAAATATAAGGTTTGTTTGGTGGTATTTGATTATTCATTTTCAAAAAGCAATTTTTTCATCTCTAAGGTTAGAGGGAtcataaaaattaagcatatgcattatcaaaaaaaaaaaccacTACCTACAAATTTTGGTGGTATTTGATTATTCATTTTCTAAAAGCAATTTTTtcacaaaatataaaataaatatttaacattttttactaacatgtttttttaatttaaaatattattttatgaaaaataaaaactgaaaataaataattttttttaaccattCCATCCATCACGTTGTGTCAATAACGTGAGATGGGTTGACGAGGCTCCTACAACAATAAATAATTCGCCAAAAGTAAATTTGTGGAAGAAAATGGATAAAAGTATAAAACTTAAATAGTAgtcttaaattttataaattatcagGAAAATGTTTTTTccccaaaaataaaatttattagatatttatATCTAAAATATCCTTTATTTCATATGGTTGGAGTTGttataatataaaaattttattattttttttaataaaatattcttatattaaaatattcttatattaaaatattcttatattaaaatattctttaccgatttaatcaaaattttttaacctccattaaaattattttatatagatTAAGTAATTGTTATACAATAATGGCTAAATTCTAAACCCCTACTAAATAGTTGCTACACAATCATAGATAAATTataaatcctaaattttaaattataaataaaaaattttaaacattattatatcaaaataatttttattaatttaattaaaatttcattaAAATCACTTTAAATGGATCAAAGAAacattttaaaatagttatatAAACTATTAAGTATCTTTTACATTACTAAACAGTAAACACAGTGTTGTATTAACAACTAATTATAACTACAATAATAATACTGAAAATAAAGAATAATATTATATTAACTACATAGTAACTTCTACATAGTAAAGATATTCTTGTAAAGTGGAATCtccttttatttgttttttaataAAGCAGCATAATTTAGAACATCTTTTTAacttatcttttttattttttcgagTTTATAGCTCTTCCTTCCACGATGGATTTGCTTCCGGTAGTTCTATATTTGCCGATCTTTTCCATGCAACCATTAAATATAGACTGAGGATCTCGATCATAAGTTGTGGCATTTCTTCATTTTAATTTGCATTCTGTCTCTTTTATGCTCACTTTATTTCAGCAATGCCGTGCTTTTTAGTTGATTGACTAACCCCGTCACGGCCTTCCCAGTCCACTGTACTTTGTTGAGAAGACCTCCTCATCTTCTTCTATATTGACTAATAGCCTGACGATCGACCAATGTGGTGCACATTTTTATagatatatagagagaaaattgCTATGCTAAGTGATTCATCGTACATGACCGTGAGCAAAATCCGACGCAAGTTATCTGACACGGtcaaaactcaatttttttaattCCTCTCTCTCATCTGTATACaataatttttctctctttcctctttaataaaaataaacaatgttTCTCTCTCATAGGATTGCATGCAATAATTATTATAGTACTGATTTTTAAAAATGGTGTAGATattataacgttgtagtaactacTATATAAtaactgctacatgttgtagcagctactatgtaGTAGCTGCTAATAACGTGCAGTAGTTATTATATAGCTACTGCGTTGTAACAGCTATTGTGTTGTAGCTGTAACAACGTGCAACAGTTATTGTGTATATactacgttgtagtagctactgcaccgttgtagcaactactgcacCGTTATAGCAGCTAATATATACTAACTGCTACAAGTTATAACAGTTACTGCacaattgtagcagctactgcatagCAACTGCTATAAGTTGTAGCAGATACTGGCATAGTGActactacaagttgtagcagttactacacAATTGTAGTAGTTACTGCACAGTTATACCAGCTAATGTACAGTTGCAGCAACTACTAcatagtaactgctacaagttgtagcagttactgcatAATAATCGTTAcaagttgtagcagttactgcatAGTAACTACTACAACAACTTATAGTAGTTACGGCATAGTAGCTGCATCAACGTTATAACATCAGTACATGTAATAATAGAATAGAGAAGatacaattttattttaatttaagagaaaagaaagaaaagttgtTACATGTATATGAgagagaaagattaaaaaaattatgttttgacCGCGTCAGATAGCCCATGTCAGATTTCACTCAC from Zingiber officinale cultivar Zhangliang chromosome 5B, Zo_v1.1, whole genome shotgun sequence encodes the following:
- the LOC121987463 gene encoding microsomal glutathione S-transferase 3-like: MGVTFEIPNEYGFVVLVLVSYVVLNAWMAIQVGKARRRYNVPYPSLYAIESENKDAKLFNCVQRGHQNSLEMIAVFFATLLVAGLQFPVAAAAIGALYTVARWFYFKGYSTGVPENRHKIGWLSFLAIWGLIIITAAMGISLIVRDLL